A region of the Fischerella sp. PCC 9605 genome:
CCAAATTAAAAAGCGCTAGGGAGTGTTGCCGTGTTACCACCCCTAGCGCTTTTTGCTTCAAACTTAACTCCTCACACACAACTAAAGACTAACATTAGGCTTTACATAGCCACCACCATATTAGTGACACTTTGGCAAGTGTACTATCTTACTTCTAATGCAAAAAGTGACGTACGCCGGTAAAGACCATTACCAAACCTAGTTCGTTAGCAGCTTTGATAGAATCTTGATCTCGCAAACTTCCACCCGGTTGCACGATCGCAGTAATTCCTGCGGCGGCTGCTGTTTTGACAGAATCATCGAAGGGGAAAAATCCATCACTGGCGAGTATTGCTCCTTTGGCTTTTTCTCCAGCTTGTTCTAGGGCTATTTTCACCGAACCAACGCGATTCATTTGTCCTGCACCCACACCCAAAGTTGTGCGATCGCTACTCACAACTATGGCATTTGATTTAACATGCTTGCATACTTTCCACGCAAACAATAATTCTTCTAATTCATTCACTGTGGGTTGACGTTCAGTCACGACTTGCCATTGACTGGTATCGGCGACAATGTCATCTGCCGCTTGAACAAGAAAACCACCTGCGATCGCCTTGATTGTATCTTTGGGTCCACTGCTTAAATCAGGTAAAACCAATACGCGTACTTTTGACTTAGCAGCGAGAATCGCTTTTGCTTCCTCTTCACATTCTGGTGCAACTACGCATTCTAAAAATGTTTTTGTTAACTCAGTAGCTGTAGCGGCGTCTATGGGACAATTGAGGGCGACAATACCACCAAAGGCAGAAACAGGATCGGCCTTAAAAGCTTTTTGGTAAGCTTCGGCGATCGCATTTCCCACAGCTGTGCCGCAGGGGTTAGTATGTTTAATAATTGTTGCAGCTGGGCGATCGGTGAATTCTGCAATAATTCGGCGTGCTGCTTCTAAATCAACTAAATTATTGTAACTAAGTTCCTTTCCTTGCAGCTTGATGGCAGCAGCCCATCCTGTTGGGGTTGTACTAGTTCGATACCAAGCAGCGCTTTGGTGGGGATTTTCACCATAACGCAAGGATTGCAGTTGGTTGCCAGAAAGAGTGTATTGTTGTGGTAGAGCTTCTGGCTGTTGTGTCCCTAAATAAGATGCGATCGTGCGGTCATAACTAGAAGTATGCAAAAATCCTTTTAACGCGCACTTTTGCCGAAATTCTCGCGAAGTTTCGCCTCCATGTTGGCGTAATTCCTGCAAATACTCGTCATACTGCACGGGTTCGCACAATATCGTGACATGGGCAAAGTTTTTTGATGCTGCCCTTAGCATAGCAGGGCCACCGATATCAATCTGCTCAATTGCCTCAGTTAAGGTAACTCCCTCTTTGGCAATGGTTTCTTCAAAGGGGTAGAGATTCACCACAACTAAATCAATGGGACGAATTTGGTTGTTTTCCAAATCTGTCATATCTTGCGGTATGTCTTGTCGCGCTAAAATACCACCGTGAATCCGGGGATGTAGGGTTTTAACACGACCACCTAATATTTCCGGCGAACCTGTATAATCAGCAACTTTTTTAACTGGTAATCCCGCATCTTTCAAGGCTTGGGCAGTGCCGCCACTACTGATTAATTCAAAATCAAATTCTTCAACTAAGCTACGGGCAAGGTCAATCAATCCAGTTTTATTAGATACACTCATCAGTGCCAAACGCGCCATAATTCCCCAGCTTCCTTCGATCTATAAAATTAAGAGCAGAAGATTATTGTACAAACCACGAAGGCATGTAGACGTAGACGTGCCTTCTTCGGCTTCCCGCAGGGTTGTACGCGAAGAATTGAAAAATGCAAAATTTATTGTCTTGTCATGGCACACTTTGACTAATGACTAATGACTAATGACCAATGACTAATGACTAATGCTTTAGAATTCATTCAGGTTGCCCCAAAAACAGGGCAAGCACCCCAAGGGTTAATTGTCGCTTTGCATGGTTGGGGTGCAAATGCCGAAGATTTAGCATCTTTGGCTCCTTTTTTAGACTTGCCTGATTATCAGTTTCTGTTTCCCAATGCACCTTTTCCTCATCCTTATTCCCCTACGGGGAGGGCATGGTATGACTTGAGTATGGAAAATATGTATGAAGGATTAACAGAAAGTCGGCAATTGCTAATAGATTGGTTGCAAACTTTAGAAAGCAGCACTGGCGTACCACTGTCGCGGACATTTCTGAGTGGCTTTTCTCAAGGAGGGGCGATGACTTTGGATGTAGGATTAAAGTTACCTCTCGCAGGTTTGGTTGTGATGAGTGGTTATTTACATCCGGGTGCAGTAACAGATGTAGAGACACAAAATGCAACGTCTCTACCTCCGGTTTTAATCATGCATGGCAGATACGATCAAGTTGTGCCACTACAAGCAGCAGTACAGGCAAAAGCAACTTTAGAGTCACTAGGAATTGCAGCACAGTACTATGAATTTGACATGGGTCATGAAATTCGACTGCAAATGCTAGAGTTGATTCGGAATTTCGTGGTAAATGCTAGATAATCACAAAGTAGCTTGTAGTCAGACATCGCTTTATCTTAGTTACAATATTTTTACAAATTCCGGTATAAATCCGGAAAAATTTCACGAAATTAATGTCTCCAAATGAGTAATATATATTGGGTGGTTGCGTCGGGCGCAACTCAACCCAGGCTGGATGCCAATGCTGCTAATGGGAGGGGCGAGCATAATGAAAACTTTAAGCATTTCTAAAAAAGAAATTGCTACCATGACTCCACAAGATGTGGAAGATTTAGCGACACGTTTGGAGCAGGATAATTACAGCAATGCTTTTGAAGGATTGAACGATTGGCACATACTACGTGCGATCGCGTTTCAGCGTCCAGAGTTAGTTGAACCATATATCCATCTTTTAGATTTAGAACCCTACGACGAAGCGTAACAATTTAGGTAATGGGTAACGGGGAATAGTTAGTGGTTAGTAGATAGTAGTTAGTGGTAGCTTGGAAAAACAGCTAATAATTAATTGCTTTCTATTCGCTATTCCCTTTGCCCTATTCCTCCAACCCATGTTTAATCCAAAATTAAAAAGGGTTCTTATTGGTGTTGGCGGTGGTATTGCCGCCTATAAAGTTTGTGAAGTTGTTTCTACACTTTTTAAAAATGGTGTAGAAGTGCGAACAATTCTTACTAATTCCGCACAAAAATTTGTCACGCCTCTAACTTTTGCGACTCTATCTCGCTATCCTGCCTATACAGATGAAAATTTTTGGCAGCCAAATTACTCTCGTCCATTACATATAGAATTGGGTGAATGGGCAGATATTTTTGTAATTGCCCCTTTGACAGCTAATACATTAGCAAAATTAGCCTATGGTATGGCTGACAATTTGCTCACAAACACCGTACTAGCTTCCACTTGTCCTGTACTGTTAGCACCAGCAATGAATACTGATATGTGGGAACAACAGGCAGTGCAGCACAATTGGCAAAGTTTATTGATAAATAACCGATTTCATGGCATTCCAACAGCATCGGGATTATTGGCGTGCGATCGCGTCGGTGCTGGAAGGATGGCAGAACCCACAGAAATTTTGGCTTACATTCAATCGCTGTTACACACCGCAGGCAGACTAGATTTGGCAGGAAAGCGAGTGTTAATCAGTGGCGGGGGAACGCGAGAACATTTTGATCCAGTTAGATTTATTGGTAATCCTTCCACGGGGAAAATGGGTTTAGCTTTAGCACAAGCAGCACTACATCGAGGTGCAAGGGTAACGTTGGTACACGGGCCAGCAAATTGGGATGTACCTTTAGGTATGGAAGCTTTTTCCGTTGTTAGTGCCCAACAGATGCACCAAGCGATGTTGCGACATTTACCTGATGCAGATGTGATCGTAATGTCAGCTGCCGTAGCAGATGTGAAACCACAGGAGTATAATTCAGAGAAATTACCGAAGCGATCGCTTCCAGAAGCTTTAGCCTTAGAACCTGTACCGGATATTGTTACAGAACTGGCAGAGCGCAAGCAACCCCATCAGTTGTTAATTGGGTTTGCTGCACAGACAGGAGATATAGTAACCCCAGCGTTAGAGAAACTGTACAGAAAACAATTAGACGCTATTGTTGCTAACCCAGTAGATCAAGTTGATAGCGGTTTTGGTAGTGATAACAATCAAGCGGTACTTTTAGATAAACAAGGGCGTCGGATAGAGATTCCACCTTGTAGTAAACTACAACTCGCTCATTATTTGTTCGATTTTGTTACTGCTTAGTTGTTGATAGTTGGTAAAAGCAAGTCTCAAAAGTATGTTTGGTGTGGTTGCATGCATTAGATCCACCAACAGGGTTTTTATGCCCTCAAAAAGTATTTATGACACAAACTCTTAAGCTCTAGTTGTTGGCTTTAAAAATAGCCACGCCGCAAAAAACGTAGCTGCTGTAAATAGTTGTGTCAGATCCAGTGCAGACAGGTATCCATCCGATAAGGAAGCAATACTTCTGTCTGTAATGCCAAATAGCCAAGACGAAATGCCAAACAGCCAAATCCCATTCTTGAGATTTCCCACAAATTCATTCGTTTCTGAGGGTTGCTGGTTGTTCATGCTTTTGTTGCTCCGTTGGTGAGGAATTCGATGCTTGCAAAGAATCTACTAGGTGCGGTTTTCACTACCAAATGAACTTCTAGCGCGATCTTCCCTCCATTTATAAATTTTTCCTGACAAATATTACACTCTATATAATTATATTAATAATTATATAGCTATATTGAGATAACTGTCTAAAGGTACATATTTGTGCAGTAGCTATTTCACCTTGATTGTTGTAACCACATGTTGGAAGAAGTACTTTTGTGTTGTCATTCTAAACACGAGGCTTGAGAAACTTTGTTACAACAACGACAAAAAACTTTAAAAAAGTACATCAAAGCTTTAATCTATCTAGGGTTTTGATGTTTCTAGGAATTATCTTAATTTCCCAAATTTGGAATGCGATGTCTGCGGCTTCCAATCAAGTCTGTTTGTAGAGGCGATCGCTTTGCTTGTGCGATCAATTAGCCCTCTTGTTAAGAGAGGGTTAATCACCACAGCCACCACAACCACCACAACCACCTCCATCACCTCCTCCGTCACAGCCATCGCCTCCGTCACCACCTAGATTTGAACCACCTCCACCTGTATAACCTCCTCCTGTTGAGGAGAATCTACCTACAAAAAATATCAGGGCGAAGATTAACCAAATTAGAATCCGCAATCCCAGGAAGAGCAAAACTATACCTGAGAGTAAGACAGTTACATAGATCAATGTTTTGATCAAAGAGTTAGAATTATCATTCTCACGACTTAAAAGCCATAGAAGATATACACCCACACACAGGCATAAGACCACAAGATAACTAATTGGTTTGTGTCGAGAAAGTCCGATGATAATCCTGGCAATTCCTAGAGAGTATAGGCAAAAAATCGAGAGCATTGTTAACCAGGTTGCAATGCTTTCTTGCAAAAATACTTTATTTCCTTGCAAAAATTCTTCCCAAGATGGTGTATTGTCTAGCCCTCTCATTCCAGAAGGGCGAGTCAAAGGTTTAGTCTGTTTCCAACCAAGGATAGCAAAATCAAATAGAAAACTGGCGATCGCAGATAGAATATAGAACCCGATAAAGTCCTTTGCTGGTAGATTCAAGATTCCTGTGGCGAGATTAATCGTCCCTAAACTAAATAAAACAAACGTTAGGATGGCAAATAATACCAAAGCAGTCCGAGAATCGTTTTTGAATCGTTGTAATAATAAGCCGAGAATACCTATAAACAAAAGCCCAATACATCCAACTAACAGGTAAAAATTGAAAAACTCAGATAATGAACGGTTAATTGGATTTGGAAAGCTTGCGAGTGCGGGAACATCCGAAGTGATAATACTCAGGGATACAAGCAGCGATAGCATCCAGACAGCAGCCTGAGTGAAACGAAACTCGATTAAAAAACTAAAATCCGGCTTTGGGATTATCCAATTGTGCTGTGTATTGATGCGAACAAAATGAATATCTCTACCAAAACGGATATGAGGGGGAGACCAAATATCAGGTGGTGGTAGCTGTTGGAAAAAATGTTCATAACTTTCCAATGTTTTACCGTACCAGTCATTAAACTTAGACCTTTCCTGTTGTCCGCCTTTTGTAGGATTGTGATGTAAAGGCTTTTGAAGAGTTTGAGAACAGAAATCTTCCCAATAGGATTGGGTATAAATAAGGTGTAAGTGCCAGACTTGATCGACTTGCTCCGAAGGGGTAACTAGATGACCAGCAACAATAGCTAAAAATGCAAATTTCTTGTATTCATCAATCACTCTTTGAGCATATTCAATTGTCCAATTATTATCCCTGGCAAGGCGTTTACTGAAAGATAATTTTGCATCAATGCGATCTAAGCAGAACTGCTGAATACGCTGATAGAGTTCCAATTGCTGAGTATTCATACATAAATCTCTGATAGTTTGCGATCAAGCTTCTAAAACATTCTTAAGACAAATGAAAAAAACTGGAGATTAAGACGTTCTCGACATAATTGAGGTATTGACTGTTGAGTTCTTGTTTTTCGACCTGTTCTAGATGATGCATTGATGCTGTCGACGATTTTCAGGCCATAAAGCAATTTTATTTTTGTAACCCTTAGTAAAGCTTCCAGACATTACATGGCGGCTGATGTCACGCTCGCTAACACTGTTGGCGAAACATTACTTAATAATAAAAGTATCATCAATCAAAGGCTTTCAGCTATTCGTTTTAGTTCTGCAATCAATCGATTAAGGACTTTTTGAACTGTTTTATATCCTGAAGCTTGTCGCCCCAACTTCAATTCCAATAAAATTCTATTGCGTATCGCCTCAAAGTCTACTACTTCTTGGACAAGGGTGACGACAGTCTTCGACACTAGTGCCGAATTTACTTTTTGGAGATTCTGTATTTGGATTTTAAGCTTGGGAATAATCCAAAATTGATGGCGATCAAGCCATTGATATGAGATTTTTTCGCTTCTAAGTTGGGGAGAATGCCAGATATCTGGTGGTGGTGTACCGAAATATTTCTGATAGATTTCTAGAGTTTGTAGATAATAGTAGCGATATTTTAAACCTTCTTGTTTTCCGCCTAAGCTAGGAGAATGATGGAGAGCTTTGTTGAGAATTTGGCCACAAAATTCATCCCAATAAGAGTGGGTATAAAGTAAGTGCAAATGCCAGACGCGATCGACGGGAGTAGATGGCGAGACAACATGGTCAGCAATCATCGCTATAAACACAAATTTTTTGTATTCTTGAATCACTCTATAGGTGTATATCCCCGTCCATTGATATTCCCAAGCTAATTTATCAGAAAAAGGGAAAATAGCCGAAGGCGAATCTAATTCAAAGTCGCAAATCCGTTTGTACAAATCTGCTTCTGTAGAGGTCATTTTTTTTGTATTCATTGTTAACATCCTCCACAAGTTTGTTCGGGTAGTACTTTCGGTGTCGGATAAATTACTTGTAGTTCTAAACCAAAAAAATCACTTAATTCTTTACCTAACCACCACAACTCTGCTGGGGATAGTTTCTGATTGCCAATAGGATATTCAATATGACCTGCATGGATTGATAAATTAGGATTAACTTTTACTTCACCTCTTCTTATTTCCTTTCCAGTTTCATCAAAATATTTATCGAAAGTGTAGCCAGGATTATAGACTAAAAGATTTATGTTTTTAAAAAAAGAATAGCGTTCGCTCCATTCTATATTGCTTGGTTTACCATAATAGCTACCTACTTTAATTTCTCTATCTCGTTCAATAGATATCACTCGATAATACTTATCTTTCATCTGATAGGAAGCCTTCCGAAGTAAATAAAACACTGACAATAAAAATCCAGTAAAAAAAAGCAATAATATCCAATAATTCATAAATAACGGCAAGAAAACAGGACTAAATATAATTAATAAAAAAATAGATGAGCAACCCAGACAGCCAGGAATATTAAGGGGATAATTTTCTTCGTATACTATTTCTAATTTATGGCGATCGCGGTAGAGTTTTACTTGACTATTAGCAGGTCGAAGATGAAGATAATCGCCCGAGGTTCCATCTTTTGAGGTAAGAGCAGTTTTAGCTAATTTAGCTGACTCAAACCGTTGATCTGGATAGGGATAAGTTATTTTTTCTAGCCATCTAGAAAACTGGTTACTAAGGTCATTATTACTGAATTTAACCCTTCCATTAACTTGGGTAAGTTCAGCAGGATGTACTCCTGTAATCAGATAAATTAAAGTCATTCCCAAACTATATAAATCTGAAGCTGTAGTTGTTTGTCCACTAAATTGCTCCAAGGGAATATAACCATAACTACCGACGATAGTAATCGTCCCATTATCTTTACTTGCTACTGTTTGTACTGAACCAAAGTCCACTAAATAGACATCGCCAATACTATGACCAGAACGATTAGAAATTAGAATATTACTGGGTTTAATATCGCGATGAATTACTGGAGGAATTTGCTCGTGGAGATAGGCTAAAATTTCCAACAGTTTTTCGGCTAATTCGATTAACTCTACTCCAGAAAATTTACGCCCCTCTTGCATCGTACTTTCTAGAGACGGAGCATCAATATAAGTTTGAACTAGGGCAAAGCCTTGAATATTCTCCTCGTCAACTTCAAAATAATTTAGGTATTTAGGAATAGCGGGATGGTCGAGATTTTTTAGCGTGTTGGCTTCTCGTTCAAATAACTTAAGATTGTCCCACTGGAAAAAACTATCGAATTGTAAAATCTTGATGATGACTAAATCTTGAGAATAAGTATCTTGTGCTAAAAATGTTTTGCGTCCAGCTTTATGACTCAATTCTCGCTCAATTCGATAGCGATTAATCAAGATAATGTGATATGTATCGTTATTCTGCATATTAATTACCCGCTTTAGTAGGGGACAACGTAAGTATTTATGCTTTGACCGATCTGGGGTTCAGAAACTGGGAAAACAGTGCTATCGGTGCTTGAACTCAGAATATCTGTACCAAACTTTTAGCCTAAAACATAGATTATCCGGGTCGTAATATAGAAGTAAAACCAAAAATTGTAGAGATGACTCAGGGCGACAGTGGAGTAAGAGATATCGCTCGTGTATTAAATGTCAGCTCTTCAACAGTGATTGCCAAACTTATTTCTCTCACTTAAGCGTGCATCTAATTTAGGATTGAGATAGAGTGAGAGAATTATGCAGTTCTGTTATAGCTAGCTATTCAATTTTTACAAATTTACCGGATTGAATTTGGATTAAAGCGTCAGTACGCTTTGGCTGAAACATGAATTTGCGTTCGCCTACGTTTTTATCGAAGTTAAATTCTCCAGTCACACCCTTAACCTTAAAATTCGGATTTCTGAGGATATTGTCTAATTCCTGACGATTAGGCTGTGGTTGTTTCAGTAGTTGTTCTAAACCTGTTACAATCGCTTTTGTTGCATCTTTAGCCAACGGACTTCGCCAAGTGTTTAGTTCTGTCTTCCAAAGTTCCCGAAACGAATTCTTTTCTCTCTCATCAGGGTAGTAGGGAACTGATAATGTTAAACCTTCTACAGATCTTCCTCCTAACTTAATCGTTTGTTCGGTATACAACGTTGGACTGCCAAACAGCTTCATCGGTGACTGATTTTCTTGCAACGCCTTGAATATTCCTATCGCCTTTGGCAAGTTATTGACATAGGGTGCGATCATCAAGCTGTTCACATTATTTTTTCTAATTACCTCAACGATAGTATTAGGATTGAAATTTGACTCAGAAAGGTCACAGGATAGCTCGATATTATGTCCTTTATATGCTGAAACAACGTACTTAAATTGTGTTCTAAAATCTTCCTGATCGGGGGACACATCTGTATCTACACAAACAGCAACTTTGGGGTTAGAAATTGCTCTACCAAGACCGTTAGATAATTGTGCGGCGAAAAAAGTAATTTGGGGAACCATGCGAAAAATATACGATGATTCTTGCAAGTTGTTAGCAAAGCTTGTTGGGGAAACCATGACTAACTTCCCTTGCTTATAAATTGGGGCAGCTGCAATAGAGGCATTACTCGAATTATGTCCGACAACTGCCTGAAGAGTGGTATCTTTGACAAACTTACGAGCAACTTCTTCAGCTCGCGTACTGTCGTTATTATCATTAGCAATTACCACCTGTAACGACTTGCCATTAATCCCAATGTCACGATTAATCTCGTCTTGAACTTCCGCAACACCACGCAAAATCTCTTCTGCTATGGTTTGATTCCCGCCAAAGGGTACGCTGACGGCAATTTTAATTGTTTCTTTGTTATTAGCTACTTTGGCATTATTTAAATAAATGCGTGCCTCTGGATCGTTAGGATTTTTTTGAAGAGATGCTTTAAAGTTTGTAATGGCAACTGAGTAGTTTTTATCCTTAAAAGCTTTCACGCCTGCTTGTTTCTCAGGGGTGCTATTTTGGCTCAAAATTTCTTCCCCTAAGCTAATTCCTGGTGCCAGGGTAGAATCTTTACTCAAATCGATAATTTTATAGATTACAAAAGCAAGAGTGATTAGCGCGATCGCACCTATACCCCACCAAGTATATTTCTTGATTTTCTGTTTTGTTTTTGAATTTGTCGATGAATTTTCTACTAATTCCGATAACAATTCTTTTCGTGGATATAATAGTGGTGATTCTTCGGGATTTTGAAAAATTACGGGTAACCAAGACGCATTAGGAGACTGATTTTCTATTAACCTTAACTGATCGCGAGCTTCGCCCACAGCTTCATGTAAAGAAGCACCTTCAGCAAAGCTCGTGAGAAAATAATCTAAAAACTTTTGCGCCACTTCATCATGGATTGGCTCTCGCATCACGATAATATGAGGAATCTGCAAATTTTCCAATTGTCGTGCTAAACCTAATCCATCACAGGAGTTAAAAATCGCCAGTTTTAATCCATGTTTTACAGCTGTTCTTAAAGCAGTCTTTAGCTGCTGGGGTGATAAATATTCTTGCTCATTAATCCAAATTCGGGCATCAGTTCCTCCTGGTTCAGTGGAACTATGTCCTGCAAAAAAGACTACATCCCAATGTATATTTTTAAGTTGTTCTCTGACTTCTTCTGAACGAGGCTTTTTTAGTAGGGTTAATTTCGCTGTAGATAACCTTTTCTGAAGAATATTCCAATCGGTTTTAATATCAATATTCTCATCGTTTCCCAAAATCACGAGAATTTTCACAGGTAGCCTCAGCGAGCCTTTTTCGGGTGCTTTTCTAGTGCTTAAAGCAACTTCAGAATCGCCATACCATTTTCCTAGTAAACGCCATAGTTTCCAAGGTAGCTTCTGTAATTCTAGGTTGTTAGTCTGCACGATGAATCTTACAGTCTCATCACTTCTCACCGTATGTAATAATGTCTCTTTGATATCCTCTAATGAGGAATGGTCTAACCAATCATTGAAATCTTTTTCTAAATTAAGAGCAGCAGTTTTTGCCTGATCTCCGCTGTTTCCACTAGAGTAGTTTGAATTGGTTTGCGGTGGAACCTGAATCTGGCGTAAGCTATTTTCCGGATTGACTTGATTATTTACAGAGTTGCTCCTACCCCACCAACGGCAATTTGCATCTTCACCCCAAGCATAGTAAGCTTGTTGCCATTCGGTGTAGCGGGCTGGAACATTTGGTGCCCCGACAAGAAACCCGGTGACTTCTGGAACACAGAGTTTACCCGTATCCCGAATTTCTAGGTTAACGGGAAAACCTTGCTCAAAATTACCTGCCTCAATCCTAAAGATAACTAGCTTGCTCATTTGTTTTATCTTTATGGCGGATACTAGAGTCCTGAATTTATCAAACAACAAATTGTTCGGTAGTACTAATATTTTCTAAACTAAGTCGAACGTTGAAGCGATCGCCTAAATCAGCACTAAAGTATAAAGAAATGTAATCATCTTGCGGTTCGCTTCTGGCCACAGCTTCCAAACCTGGAATGGGAGTGCCATTTTCATACAGTCCAGTTAATTGTAAACCTGGCGGTAATTTCGTACGTGAAACGAAGCTATCCCGCAGGGAATCACACATTGGATAAGCTCGCAACAACACGGCAACTTCACCATTAAGTTTACGTAAAACTGCAACCATCAAAGCGATAGGATGTCCCATCATTTGGACACCTAAATCCATCACCCTTCTGATCGCACTCCCTTGATAATTTGGAGCAATTGTCCATAAATATTCAGCCGCTTTCCATCGAATGCTTTCATCAGTCGTATTCTGCAATAGATGAACCAATGCATCTCGTTCTTCAATATTAGAAGGGAAAGTTATCTCACTTTGACTGTTGTACAATTGTTTCACGGCTCGTCTAATCTTTTCTGGTGTTT
Encoded here:
- a CDS encoding ABC transporter substrate-binding protein, with protein sequence MSKLVIFRIEAGNFEQGFPVNLEIRDTGKLCVPEVTGFLVGAPNVPARYTEWQQAYYAWGEDANCRWWGRSNSVNNQVNPENSLRQIQVPPQTNSNYSSGNSGDQAKTAALNLEKDFNDWLDHSSLEDIKETLLHTVRSDETVRFIVQTNNLELQKLPWKLWRLLGKWYGDSEVALSTRKAPEKGSLRLPVKILVILGNDENIDIKTDWNILQKRLSTAKLTLLKKPRSEEVREQLKNIHWDVVFFAGHSSTEPGGTDARIWINEQEYLSPQQLKTALRTAVKHGLKLAIFNSCDGLGLARQLENLQIPHIIVMREPIHDEVAQKFLDYFLTSFAEGASLHEAVGEARDQLRLIENQSPNASWLPVIFQNPEESPLLYPRKELLSELVENSSTNSKTKQKIKKYTWWGIGAIALITLAFVIYKIIDLSKDSTLAPGISLGEEILSQNSTPEKQAGVKAFKDKNYSVAITNFKASLQKNPNDPEARIYLNNAKVANNKETIKIAVSVPFGGNQTIAEEILRGVAEVQDEINRDIGINGKSLQVVIANDNNDSTRAEEVARKFVKDTTLQAVVGHNSSNASIAAAPIYKQGKLVMVSPTSFANNLQESSYIFRMVPQITFFAAQLSNGLGRAISNPKVAVCVDTDVSPDQEDFRTQFKYVVSAYKGHNIELSCDLSESNFNPNTIVEVIRKNNVNSLMIAPYVNNLPKAIGIFKALQENQSPMKLFGSPTLYTEQTIKLGGRSVEGLTLSVPYYPDEREKNSFRELWKTELNTWRSPLAKDATKAIVTGLEQLLKQPQPNRQELDNILRNPNFKVKGVTGEFNFDKNVGERKFMFQPKRTDALIQIQSGKFVKIE